A section of the Humulus lupulus chromosome 2, drHumLupu1.1, whole genome shotgun sequence genome encodes:
- the LOC133814586 gene encoding uncharacterized protein LOC133814586: protein MDSINIMSWNVRGMNKVNKQKSILDVCRLNKVGIGALLETKIKGVKLKEVMNTMFYGWEFYSSKVVEGRILVIWNAKMVQLEVLQESDQLLHCQDRLHNQNFFCITFVYGSNNLEMRRCLWMDLEHLSWPCKAWMVLGDFNAVFNPNDRMGSRPITLKEMEDARKWLDLGLVEEMKTMASVGTQWEIGSDHSMILIKQFPAIRVGVKPFSFYNMWAGHPQFREVVLNSWNRPLRFSGRGLDQLSWKLNRLKHTLKRFNWKIMGDVSCNYERSKFEYQQAHSKCLADPSNRMLSIEDRETYLEFKRQEKLYASFIYQKSKIDWLRFGDSNSSFFHASLKKRKLANRIVSFVSDDGKIVDDYDKVTDHFLVHFKNFLGTASKASEVINDQAIYIIPHSLNNTLLSLIPKVDHPVNSSKFRPIACCNTLYKCISKMLCNRLNHVLHALISQNQGAFIKNRLLTHNVLILQDLLKGYNRRNISPRCLMKIDISKAYDSIDWNFLENLLNALCFPKRFIRWIMICLRGSSYSLVLNGSIQGRFQGARGLKQGDPISPLLFVIVMDYLTRLLLKASTEKEFRFHPLCKSLKLVNLCFTDDLLLFCKANQDSVRIIQQVFTVFTNSSGLTISKTKSRVYIGGLNAGEKDRLL, encoded by the exons ATGGATAGTATCAACATAAtgagttggaatgttagagggATGAATAAGGTGAATAAACAGAAGTCTATTTTGGATGTGTGTAGGCTGAATAAAGTTGGGATTGGGGCTCTTCTTGAAACAAAAATCAAGGGAGTCAAGCTGAAAGAAGTTATGAACACCATGTTTTATGGTTGGGAGTTTTACAGTAGTAAGGTTGTGGAAGGTAGAATCTTGGTGATTTGGAATGCTAAAATGGTGCAGCTAGAAGTGTTACAGGAAAGCGATCAACTTCTTCACTGCCAAGATAGGTTGCATAATCAGAATTTTTTCTGTATTACTTTTGTTTATGGTTCTAATAATTTGGAAATGAGGCGGTGCTTATGGATGGATTTGGAGCACTTGTCTTGGCCTTGTAAAGCTTGGATGGTTCTTGGGGATTTCAATGCAGTTTTTAATCCCAACGATAGAATGGGTAGTCGTCCTATTACATTGAAAGAGATGGAGGATGCTAGAAAATGGTTAGATCTGGGTTTAGTGGAAGAAATGAAGACCATGG CTTCGGTTGGGACTCAGTGGGAGATTGGCTCTGATCATTCCATGATTTTGATTAAGCAGTTTCCAGCTATAAGGGTGGGGGTGAAGCCATTTAGTTTTTATAATATGTGGGCTGGTCACCCTCAATTTAGAGAGGTTGTTCTTAATAGCTGGAACCGGCCTTTGAGGTTTTCTGGCAGGGGTTTAGATCAACTTAGCTGGAAGTTAAATCGGCTCAAGCATACTCTGAAGAGATTTAACTGGAAGATTATGGGGGATGTTTCGTGTAATTATGAGAGAAGCAAGTTTGAGTATCAACAAGCTCATTCTAAATGTCTTGCTGATCCGTCCAATAGAATGCTTTCCATTGAAGACCGGGAGACTTATCTTGAGTTTAAGAGGCAAGAGAAATTATATGCTAGCTTTATTTATCAAAAGAGTAAAATAGATTGGTTAAGGTTTGGGGATTCCAACTCCTCATTCTTTCATGCCAGTCTAAAGAAAAGAAAGTTAGCTAATAGAATTGTTTCATTTGTTTCTGATGATGGAAAAAttgttgatgattatgataaagtTACAGACCACTTTCTGGTTCACTTCAAAAACTTTCTGGGTACAGCTAGTAAAGCTTCAGAGGTGATTAATGATCAAGCTATCT ATATTATTCCTCACTCTTTGAACAATACTTTATTATCTCTAATTCCGAAAGTTGATCATCCAGTTAATTCTTCTAAGTTTAGGCCTATTGCTTGTTGCAATACTTTATATAAATGCATTTCCAAAATGTTATGCAATAGACTTAATCATGTGCTTCATGCTTTGATAAGCCAGAATCAAGGGGCTTTTATTAAGAATCGCCTCCTTACTCATAATGTTCTTATTCTCCAAGATTTGCTTAAAGGTTATAATAGGAGAAATATTTCTCCTCGCTGCCTTATGAAGATTGATATAAGCAAAGCTTATGACTCAATTGACTGGAATTTTTTGGAAAATCTCCTTAATGCACTGTGCTTTCCGAAGAGGTTTATAAGATGGATTATGATTTGTCTCAGGGGTTCTTCTTATTCCTTGGTTTTGAATGGAAGTATTCAAGGGCGGTTTCAAGGTGCTAGAGGGCTGAAACAAGGAGATCCTATTTCGCCTTTATTGTTCGTTATAGTGATGGATTATCTTACTAGATTGTTGCTTAAAGCTTCAACGGAGAAAGAATTCAGGTTTCATCCCTTATGTAAGTCTTTAAAGCTGGTTAATCTCTGTTTCACGGATGACCTTCTTTTGTTTTGCAAGGCTAACCAGGATTCAGTTAGAATTATTCAGCAGGTGTTCACTGTGTTTACTAACTCTTCGGGTCTCACTATAAGTAAAACCAAATCCAGAGTTTACATAGGAGGGCTTAATGCAGGGGAGAAAGACAGATTGCTTTAG